A single region of the Drosophila miranda strain MSH22 chromosome 2, D.miranda_PacBio2.1, whole genome shotgun sequence genome encodes:
- the LOC108157750 gene encoding putative polypeptide N-acetylgalactosaminyltransferase 13, with translation MSGCIPHHRLQVCMICALCFVICQFVFLIVFLQNGVLEDTITGRLLLHRGIGKENRLFGWREFISHTPKQPGANYQYNLQLSDTVGAIRSLPRTRHESCDSKRTYNLPHSSRANVSVVISFYNEARSMLLRTIISLVSRTPEDYLHELILIDDASQDVSLLEELQKLMEKMYATRGRLTFIFLRNLQRQGMIWSRNRGAEAASGHYLLFLDSHCEVNEDWLEPLLDRLSLNATLAVSPLLDHIDPATLSYSSGNDMVKGGFDWNLHFHWLKRELSAKEAPEQPFKSPAFSGGVLMISRDWFLKLRCFNPNLKIWGGESIELAIKLWLCGGQIEIVPCSRIGHIFRPRHAFDFPPQFNHESSTAHATYLHNSKIIADSWLDEYKNMFYVLKPAARQIPLFHTNQDEDLLRQLKLELRCHRFDWYLRHVSPELKAHFNELSAMGTLKNGYRCLHARRTDNVSQLEVILDSCYLNDITQWRLLRKSGQLSTATERCLGVERGSMPPRLTMKPCSRQQNKMKAQRWLRRGTQLVHTGTYLCLDNPLKNQLVLSPCRSLAASQSFQFALEMEKQT, from the exons ATGTCCGGCTGCATACCCCATCACCGGCTGCAAGTGTGCATGATCTGTGCCTTGTGCTTTGTGATCTGTCAGTTTGTGTTTCTCATAGTTTTCCTGCAGAATGGGGTCCTCGAGGATACCATCACTGGCAGA CTGCTACTACATCGAGGTATTGGCAAAGAGAATCGTCTGTTCGGATGGCGAGAGTTCATTTCGCACACACCCAAACAACCGGGGGCGAATTACCAGTACAATCTCCAGCTGAGTGATACAGTGGGGGCAATACGAAGCCTGCCCAGAACTCGACACGAAAG CTGTGATTCCAAACGCACCTACAACCTGCCACACTCCTCTCGTGCCAATGTGAGCGTGGTAATCAGTTTCTACAACGAAGCCCGTTCCATGCTTCTGAGAACGATCATATCCCTAGTTAGTCGCACGCCGGAGGACTATCTCCACGAGCTTATCCTCATAGATGATGCCAGTCAGGATG TTTCTCTGCTGGAGGAGCTCCAGAAGCTGATGGAAAAAATGTATGCCACCCGGGGTCGCCTGACGTTCATATTCCTTCGTAATTTGCAGCGCCAGGGCATGATTTGGTCCCGCAATAGGGGAGCCGAGGCGGCCAGCGGCCATTACCTCCTCTTTCTGGACAGTCATTGCGAGGTCAACGAGGACTGGCTGGAGCCTCTGCTGGATCGACTGTCGCTGAACGCGACGCTGGCGGTCAGCCCGTTGCTTGACCACATTGACCCCGCAACCTTGAGCTACAGTAGTGGCAACGACATGGTCAAGGGTGGCTTCGACTGGAACCTGCACTTCCACTGGCTGAAGCGCGAGCTCTCCGCGAAGGAGGCCCCAGAGCAGCCGTTCAAGAGTCCAGCCTTTTCCGGGGGCGTGCTGATGATCTCACGCGACTGGTTCCTTAAGCTGCGGTGCTTCAACCCAAACTTGAAG ATCTGGGGCGGCGAATCCATCGAGCTGGCCATTAAATTGTGGCTTTGCGGTGGACAAATTGAGATCGTGCCCTGCAGTCGAATCGGACACATCTTTCGCCCTCGACATGCCTTCGACTTCCCGCCGCAGTTTAACCACGAATCGAGCACCGCCCATGCCACCTATCTACA CAATTCAAAAATCATAGCCGACTCCTGGCTGGACGAGTACAAAAATATGTTCTACGTACTCAAGCCGGCGGCCAGGCAGATTCCATTGTTTCACACCAACCAGGACGAGGACCTGCTCCGacagctgaagctggagctCCGGTGTCATCGCTTCGATTGGTATCTGCGGCATGTGAGCCCCGAACTAAA GGCGCACTTTAACGAGCTCTCGGCGATGGGCACTCTGAAGAATGGCTATCGCTGTCTGCATGCCAGACGCACGGACAATGTGTCCCAGCTGGAAGTGATCCTGGACAGCTGCTACCTCAACGACATCACGCAGTGGAGACTCCTTCGCAAAAGCGGACAGCTGAGCACTGCAACGGAACGATGCCTCGGCGTGGAGAGGGGCTCAATGCCACCTCGACTCACCATGAAGCCCTGCAGCAGGCAACAAAACAAGATGAAGGCACAACGCTGGCTGCGACGGGGCACACAGCTGGTGCATACCGGTACATATCTCTGCCTGGATAATCCGCTCAAGAATCAATTGGTGCTGAGCCCTTGCCGCTCCCTCGCAGCATCACAGTCGTTTCAATTTGCATTGGAAATGGAGAAGCAAACATAA
- the LOC108154029 gene encoding seminase-like yields the protein MSRFLLLQFLLMIAVLTVWSKTKKPTYHFHRSLFYKYAPQHTHRVQDDYKPIIPFYPKVKATPVFGTSEEPKIKLGTMGMTVPLHKLLVRIYNNGQFLCVGTLITERLIATATTCFVDVKVQDLTAKTFHNADEVMPIIQKNSSEFFNVDSETSLSVLELSNPAGNSSVTLSPAQLCDTTLQPRFVVQLTTYIRTRRTIHTQTTEVLPLAECRKVMDDPGGNVIRDTMICIKNTKHSSKCQKTYGNPLIYNGMICGINVMGHNCPRPLGVDVYDIVFNSADFVGEKMKFIVDADLEKDII from the coding sequence ATGTCCCGATTCTTGCTGCTGCAATTTCTGCTGATGATCGCTGTCCTGACGGTGTGGTCAAAGACAAAGAAGCCCACGTACCACTTCCACCGCTCTCTGTTCTACAAATATGCACCCCAGCATACTCACCGGGTACAGGACGACTACAAGCccataattcctttttatccGAAGGTGAAGGCTACGCCGGTATTTGGCACATCCGAGGAGCCCAAGATCAAATTGGGTACAATGGGAATGACGGTGCCACTGCACAAGCTGCTCGTACGCATCTACAACAATGGACAGTTCCTGTGCGTGGGCACCCTCATAACCGAGAGGCTGATCGCCACGGCGACCACCTGCTTCGTCGATGTGAAGGTACAGGATCTCACTGCCAAGACCTTTCACAACGCGGACGAGGTGATGCCAATAATCCAAAAGAACTCCAGCGAGTTTTTCAATGTAGATAGTGAGACGAGTTTGAGCGTCCTGGAGCTGAGCAATCCTGCCGGCAACTCAAGTGTCACCCTCAGCCCGGCCCAGCTGTGCGACACCACGCTGCAGCCCCGCTTCGTCGTGCAGCTGACCACCTACATACGCACCCGGCGCACCATCCACACGCAGACCACTGAGGTCCTGCCCTTGGCCGAATGCCGGAAGGTCATGGATGATCCCGGCGGCAACGTGATCCGCGACACCATGATCTGCATAAAGAACACCAAGCACTCGTCCAAGTGCCAGAAAACCTATGGCAATCCGCTGATCTATAATGGCATGATCTGTGGCATCAATGTTATGGGTCACAACTGTCCCCGGCCCCTTGGGGTCGACGTGTATGACATTGTCTTCAATTCAGCAGACTTTGTGGGCGAAAAAATGAAGTTCATTGTTGACGCCGACTTGGAAAAGGATATAATCTGA
- the LOC108154028 gene encoding uncharacterized protein LOC108154028 — translation MPHFGYSKGHYGFEHVHRSTTVEADHENASLDDYVVRIIAGGKVVCNGILVNKNEVLTVSTCLLDAPLPSISIKLLDGSSHNATSNRPASDYTMKEAEQLLTLIKLGAELTDQFSKPPPICPQHVKSTDPVQLWAWNSRKTHLRKSRVAQLMDDECKGKVQDTNGLVIKNYTSCIVNTQTSKKCVRSFGLPYVHEDSFCGMNILGHNCPKASIADVYVRLLDQKRFISEKLNSVRLSGIDKEIF, via the coding sequence ATGCCCCACTTCGGCTACAGTAAAGGACATTATGGCTTCGAGCATGTACACAGATCGACCACCGTGGAGGCAGACCATGAAAATGCTTCGCTCGATGACTATGTGGTGCGAATAATAGCCGGTGGGAAGGTTGTCTGCAATGGGATCCTTGTCAACAAGAACGAGGTGCTCACGGTCAGCACCTGCCTCTTGGACGCTCCGTTACCTTCAATATCCATAAAACTGTTAGATGGATCTAGCCATAATGCGACAAGCAACCGTCCGGCAAGTGACTACACGATGAAAGAGGCTGAGCAGCTGCTTACTCTCATCAAGCTGGGAGCGGAGCTCACGGACCAGTTCTCGAAACCACCGCCAATATGCCCACAGCACGTCAAGTCGACGGATCCCGTCCAGTTGTGGGCGTGGAATAGCCGCAAGACCCACCTAAGGAAAAGTCGAGTCGCCCAGTTAATGGATGATGAATGCAAGGGCAAGGTCCAGGATACCAACGGCCTTGTCATCAAGAACTACACCAGTTGCATTGTCAATACCCAGACTTCCAAGAAATGTGTGCGTAGCTTTGGCCTGCCCTATGTCCATGAGGACAGCTTCTGTGGCATGAATATTCTGGGGCACAACTGTCCGAAGGCCAGCATTGCCGATGTCTATGTGCGGCTGCTCGATCAGAAGCGGTTTATTAGCGAGAAGCTGAATTCGGTTAGACTTTCGGGAATCGATAAAGAGATATTCTAA
- the LOC108157740 gene encoding trypsin, whose product MWCKSIYLLLLLGLQCLQINATRLKQYKENYHRPVYYNPSHSKANHVDYNREALEARDKQERTVERTAEFDASVDKTYYMHIYYKGTVFCPGALISRRMIITSARCFMPPTTEPVREYKARYMYVLTGVDIGQATTTTPHAVNAFYMPGHKENGTSNDIALISLAKKLPRDTYKYIKLYRGIPKAGDRVKMAFLDPSEYEITLYDTKVVDMDRCKTTYEMMGLNEFIMEPEYYCVSNLKHNLNTACSSRPGDPLIIENQLAAINIFGENCDEVEDTDTMDIYFPIKHTIKFIQLATDALRAFTGTGPFNESVQTTTLSAIALAIQEEQL is encoded by the coding sequence ATGTGGTGTAAAAGCATTTACCTGTTGCTGCTACTGGGCCTGCAATGCCTGCAAATCAATGCCACAAGGTTGAAGCAGTATAAGGAGAACTACCACCGACCCGTCTACTACAATCCTAGTCACAGCAAAGCGAATCATGTGGACTACAATCGCGAGGCCCTGGAGGCGCGCGATAAGCAGGAGAGGACAGTAGAGAGGACAGCCGAATTTGATGCGAGTGTGGACAAAACCTACTACATGCACATCTACTACAAAGGTACGGTGTTCTGTCCCGGGGCATTGATATCGCGCCGAATGATCATCACTTCGGCACGCTGCTTCATGCCCCCAACGACGGAGCCGGTGCGCGAGTACAAGGCCAGATATATGTACGTTCTGACAGGCGTGGACATTGGGCAAGCAACCACGACGACGCCTCACGCGGTGAACGCCTTTTACATGCCCGGCCACAAGGAAAACGGCACCTCAAACGACATCGCCTTGATCTCCCTGGCGAAGAAGTTGCCCCGCGATACATATAAGTATATCAAGCTCTACCGTGGAATACCCAAAGCGGGAGACCGCGTCAAAATGGCCTTCCTGGATCCCAGCGAGTACGAAATCACACTCTACGACACCAAGGTGGTGGATATGGATCGCTGCAAGACCACCTACGAGATGATGGGCTTGAACGAATTCATCATGGAGCCAGAATACTACTGTGTGAGCAATCTGAAGCACAATCTAAATACGGCCTGCAGCAGCCGACCCGGGGATCCCCTGATCATAGAAAATCAGCTGGCCGCCATCAACATCTTTGGCGAGAACTGCGATGAGGTGGAGGACACCGACACCATGGACATATACTTCCCCATCAAGCACACCATCAAGTTCATCCAGCTGGCCACGGATGCACTGAGGGCCTTCACGGGCACGGGTCCCTTCAATGAGTCTGTCCAGACGACAACCCTTTCGGCTATTGCCCTGGCCATTCAGGAGGAGCAGCTATGA